Proteins encoded within one genomic window of Panacibacter microcysteis:
- a CDS encoding OsmC family protein, with translation MTSQIIYKGALRTEAVHLQSGTAIETDAPVDNQGKGERFSPTDLLATSLGNCMVTIMGIKARDMQVDLTDTKIDITKIMKSEPRRVGGIKVSFHFPQHLRLDDKQKTILENAAKTCPVAKSIHPDIEQDITFNW, from the coding sequence ATGACTTCTCAAATTATTTATAAAGGGGCGTTAAGAACAGAGGCTGTTCACCTGCAAAGCGGCACTGCCATTGAAACCGATGCGCCTGTTGATAACCAGGGCAAAGGTGAACGCTTTTCTCCAACTGATTTGCTTGCAACTTCACTGGGGAATTGTATGGTCACGATTATGGGTATTAAAGCACGTGACATGCAGGTTGATCTTACTGACACAAAAATTGACATTACAAAAATTATGAAAAGTGAGCCACGCAGGGTTGGTGGTATAAAGGTATCTTTTCATTTTCCGCAACACCTCCGGCTTGATGACAAACAGAAAACAATTCTTGAAAATGCCGCAAAAACATGCCCGGTGGCAAAAAGTATTCACCCAGACATAGAGCAGGATATCACTTTTAACTGGTAA